A part of Onthophagus taurus isolate NC chromosome 7, IU_Otau_3.0, whole genome shotgun sequence genomic DNA contains:
- the LOC111422840 gene encoding RING finger and CHY zinc finger domain-containing protein 1-like isoform X2 has protein sequence MAATPSAEGPPEGTVKTIGCAHYKRKSKFVTPCCNKVYTCRFCHDEKEDHTMNRKEVTQLICTLCETRQPVQAECQNCGIRFGKYTCLECNLFDDEDKNQYHCSGCGICRVGGSDRFFHCETCNMCLPIQLQNGHKCVENVSRANCPVCLEDIHTSRIPCHIPACGHLLHRTCFEQLLKAGHYACPICQTSVMDMTELWKFLDDEVAHTPMPQEYRNYMAAILCKDCHTESTVKFHVVGLKCGNCGSYNTCRMKGPPCLISTSNASRVE, from the exons ATGGCAGCTACACCAAGCGCTGAGGGGCCCCCTGAAGGAACCGTTAAGACAATTGGTTGTGCCcactataaaagaaaatcgaaATTCGTG ACGCCCTGTTGCAATAAAGTGTACACCTGTAGGTTTTGTCACGATGAAAAAGAAGATCACACGATGAATAGGAAAGAAGTCACCCAACTTATATGCACACTTTGTGAAACTCGACAACCTGTACAAGCTGAATGCCAAAATTGTGGTATACGATTTGGGAAG tatACATGTCttgaatgtaatttatttgatgatgAAGACAAGAATCAATATCACTGTTCAGGTTGTGGTATATGTCGAGTAGGAGGTTCGGACCGTTTCTTCCATTGCGAAACATGTAATATGTGTCTTCCCATTCAACTCCAAAACGGCCACAAg tgTGTGGAAAATGTATCACGTGCCAATTGTCCAGTATGTTTAGAAGATATCCACACGTCGCGGATACCGTGCCATATACCAGCCTGTGGTCATCTTTTACATAGAACATgttttgaacaattattaaaagcGGGACATTACGCTTGCCCAATTTGTCAAACTTCTGTAATGGACATGACGGAATTGTGGAAATTTCTTGATGATGAAGTAGCCCACACTCCTATGCCACAAGAATATAGAAATTATATGGCGGCTATTTTATGTAAAGACTGTCACAcg gaaaGTACTGTAAAATTTCATGTTGTTGGTTTAAAATGTGGTAATTGCGGTTCATACAATACATGTCGT